From the genome of Eriocheir sinensis breed Jianghai 21 chromosome 55, ASM2467909v1, whole genome shotgun sequence:
GATAAATACTACTTTTACTTCAGGTGTGACCAGCATGGCCAACAGGAGGTACCCCTTCCAGGGACAGTTTGGGGTCCATGAGACTTCACTCACCACAGTCATCGGCTATGGGGAGTTCAAGGCCGCAGAACAGATCATTGAGAGCACGAATGACCCAACGTTTCTCAATGATGGTCGCTATGAAAACATTCCTCTCCATATGGTCCTCACAAACAACCACTACAATGACCGCTGCCGCAACCTGAAGCTGGCACGACTGCTGGTCCAGAAGGGTGCCAGCCCCAACCTGAGGATACCCTATGGAGACATGTCTGAGTCATCTCCTAGCCCCTTTGAGGAGCTTGTAGTCTATTATGAAGTGCTCAAGGCTTATGCTGCTGGTGAGTTTGATGCGCTTAGTGAGGAACTGGAGATGTACTTCGAGAATGAAGAGGCAAAGGTAGCGTTCTTGACCAACACTGTAGATTTAGATAATACAAAGTGTCTTCCCAACATTGAAGATATTCGTAAATTAATTGAACAAACAAGTGAATTAATTGACATATTTCTCTATTATGGAAGTGATCCGAGTGTCCTTACAACCTTTGCTCACAAATCTCTCTTCCACTGGGTGGTAGAACATGAAGATGTTGCCTTGGCCAAGCGATTCCTAGACACGTCCAGAGTTAACCTGAACCTTACGGATGTCCATGGCAGCAGTCCTTTGATGGATGCTATCTTGAGAAATAAGCCAGAAAATGCTCTGGT
Proteins encoded in this window:
- the LOC126983835 gene encoding uncharacterized protein LOC126983835 gives rise to the protein MANRRYPFQGQFGVHETSLTTVIGYGEFKAAEQIIESTNDPTFLNDGRYENIPLHMVLTNNHYNDRCRNLKLARLLVQKGASPNLRIPYGDMSESSPSPFEELVVYYEVLKAYAAGEFDALSEELEMYFENEEAKVAFLTNTVDLDNTKCLPNIEDIRKLIEQTSELIDIFLYYGSDPSVLTTFAHKSLFHWVVEHEDVALAKRFLDTSRVNLNLTDVHGSSPLMDAILRNKPENALVLYETMCETTETVELNCVDCCGETALFRAVFAGATELANRLCKDGAKLTTSVCLSQVPVSTCEEPRPHEGLLFSILTSDPNPMATPLLAPLLADSPVRMRYDQVSTNECIAKVGQPHKNLADKIILAGVSPLIDMGCFNNQTVALEMMELLNQTDFQSLQTRPLTPRGQAR